DNA sequence from the bacterium genome:
ATCAATTAATTCATCAATATTTTCAGTTTTCTGATACAGGATATTTAACTCATCATACAAATCTGGTTTTGTGCCAATAAGTGTCAGCCTGCCTCCTCTGATGTAAAAAGGGGCTAAGAGTACAAGCTCATTGTTTTTCCAGAGAGTAATAACAGATAATTTTTGTTTTTTCCCGAAATGCTTAAACCAGATACTGCACCATTCATAAGACAAATTATAATTTGCCCCTTTGTTATAAAGTTTTTTCCAGTTATTAGAAAGAATTTCATCGTTAAAGTTGTGAAATGCCTTGAATCCGTCAGGAATTGCCGTATTAATAATTTGATTTTTAATTTTTTCAGAAGTTTCCTGCATATTCACCGCAATTATTTTATCTTTTATCTATTGTTATTGAACCATTCTATAAAGTCAAAATTATAAAAAGTAGTTGAATTGGTGTATTCCCAAAAGTGTTGATATTCAGGAGTTATTATCCTCCAATATTTCAAATTTAAACAATCTTTGTTTTCAAAATCAAAATTAGTAACAAGCAGCTTATTTTTAATTTTCAAATTAACAAACCTATTTGCCAAACTTTCTGAGTTATCTGATTTTTCAAGTTTCATTACTACAAAAAAATTGTCTTTATTGAAGCGCTGCAATCTTTCTTCCCATTTTAGTCTTGCATATTTTTGCGATTTAGAATGATTAAAATAGATTTTTATATCATCTAACAATCCGACAGGATAAGCCAGATTATAATCATCCTTGAATGTCAGTGGACATGATAAGTAATAATCTAAATTTTCCAATAATTTAATAAAATCTTCGTCTTCAAAATACATCCAGCAAAACGGAGATTTATAGTTCAAATCCAATTTTTTGTATAAATTTGCGCCAAAACATTGATTGTTAATTATACTCATTTCTTTATTAATCAATCTATTTTTATCGTAATCTATAGATTTTAAATAAATATTCGAATCCAGCATTTTAATGTTATAAAACACTTTAAGGTCTTTTATGTTGAATTTTGCAATTTGTTCATAAATAGAAGCCCTATGTTTTACAGAACTGATAAAAACTGAATTAACCTCTAAATCTTTAATTGAGTCAACAGGTAAAATAGGAATATTATTAATTTTATAACCCTGTTCAAATTTATTATTTGTTAAAATAGCAATTACTTCGTAATTTTCTTCATTAATATGATAAAGTGAATCAAAAATATTTGTTTCACCGTTTAAAATTACCAGTTTATCTCTATTTTTAACTATGTTGTCTTGTTGCATATTATATCCTTCTTTTAAAATTATTATTATAGCGTGTGCATTTGTCAATATATTTATTTAATCGGCATTATTTAAGATATAATTAATTGCCGGTCCTGCAAAACCAAATATAGGAATATCGCTGTGATAGACGTCAACGAAATAAGAAAAAACTTTCCTGTAACAAAAAACCTGATTTATCTGGATCATGCTGCTGTAGCACCTCTTCATAACGCTTCAAAAGCGGTCCTTGAAGAATATACAGAACATTTTTTGAATCAGGGTATAAAAAATTATACTTACTGGTACGAAAAAACTGAAAAGATAAGGGAAAATTTCGCAAAGTTTATAGGTGCAGACCCCTCAGAAATTGCTTTTATAAAAAGTACATCAGCAGGTTTATCGATATTTGCCAACGGAATAAACTTTAAGGAAGGCGATAATATAATAATTCCAGAAATAGAATTTCCTTCTAATGTGTATCCGTGGCTTAATTTGCAAAAAAAAGGCGTAAATGTAAAATTTTTAAATTGCGATAATGGAATAATTGACACCTGCAAACTCGAAAGTCTTATAGATGAGAAAACACGTGTTGTTTCAGTCAGCTGGGTACAATTTACAAACGGTTATAAAGCGGATTTAGCCCAAATCTCTAAAATCTGTCACAACAAATCAAACCAATACGGCAGAAAAATATATTTTTGCGTAGATGCAATACAGGGCTTAGGGGCATTAAAACTTGAAGTAAACGAAATAGACATTGATTTTTTGGCGGCAGATGGGCATAAGTGGTTTCTTGCCGCAGAAGGCGCAGGGTTTTTGTACTGTAATAAAAATATTCTTGACGAAATCCATCCCGTAACTGTCGGCTGGAAAAGCGTAATAAATCCGTTGGATTTTACAAATATCCATTTTGATCTGGAAAAATCTGCCAAGAAATTTGAAGAAGGAAGCATGAATTTGCCGGGGATTCTTACATTAGGAGCAAGTCTGGAGCTTTTTAACAAATACGGCATTAATAATATAGAAAACAGAATTTTAAGTCTTTCAAAATATGCCTGCACTCTTCTTGAGAAGAAAAATATTGAATTGCTTACAATAAACGAAGATTTTTGTAGGTCGGGAATTATTTCTTTTAAAACAAAAAATATTAATGCTGATTTTGAAAAACTTGTACAGCAAAATATACAAGTTTCAAAACGTGGAAATGCATTAAGGATATCTCCGCATGTATATAATACTGTACATGAAATTGAAAACTTTGTTGACAATTTATAATTCTTAATATTTTTTATAATAATTATAAACAATGATTGTGATTACATAATCATCAATTTAATAATCAGAATGCAGTGTTATACCACTTTATAAATTTTATTTAACTTATCGACAGTTTTAATATTTGAGAATGATTTAAACAACTGATATTGATTTTTAGACACATTTGAGAGATAAAATATTGTATTACAAAACAATGTGTACATCATTATTTACAAATCAATTTATACATTGTAAATACTGATTAATATTAATTAGTATAAATCACTAAAGTGAGTAAATGGGGTTGAGATGACTGAGAGAAAAATATCGAAAAGAGGACCGAATAAAAAACCGGGCTTTAGACAAGAATTGAGAGTTACCCCGTTAGTTGAAAATGTTTTCAACAAGCTGAGAGAAAAATATGCTTTAAAAAATAATTCAGAAGCATTGCATAAAATAGCAGAAATTTATTTTAGTGTTACAGATGACTTACAAGGCAATATTTAAATCTTAAAACCGAATAAAAGAAGAAAAAGACTCTAATATTTTTACAGTCTTTTTCTTCTTTTTATATGTTAAAATAACCTTGAGGTAGGGACTTATCCCAATCTGTAATAAGAAAAGATTTAACGGTTTAGAATGATTAAAACCTTAATTATAAAAGACTTTGTTTTGATTGAAGAGCTGCAAATCAGCTTTGATAAAGGCTTAAACGTACTTATCGGAGAAACAGGTTCAGGAAAAAGTATAATTATTGATGCGATTGATCTTGCATTTGGTGCGAGAGCTTCCAAAGATCAAATCAGAACAGGTGCGAGCAAGTCTTTTATTGAATTAACTATTAAGATTAATGCTGGTTTTCCTTTTGAGATTCTGGAAGAAAACGGTATCGAAGTCGAAGACGATAAATTGCTTGTTATTTCTCGAGAAATCACTCAAAATGCAACACGTTCCAGAATAAACGGAATACTTGTTGCGCAGAATTTTGTCCAAACATTAAGAAGCTTTCTTGTTGATATTCACAGCCAGCACGAAACTTATAACTATATCCATTCAAAAACCCATATAGATTTACTTGATAGCCACGGCAGCAGCGAATATAAAGATTTATTAAACAGCTATAAAAATATTTTTTTTGAATATAAATCAATCGCGAAAGAGCTGGAAATTGCACAGTTGCAAGTCCAAGCAGGATCGCAAAAAATTGATTTTCTTAAATTTCAGATCGAAGAAATCACTGCGGCTAAAATAAAAAATATTAATGAATATGATGAGTTAATGAATGAAAGATCAATTTTGATTAATTCGGAAGAATTAAAAGAAGTAACTTTTTCAGGTTATGAACTCCTGTATAATCAGGATAGCAGTTTGATTGATGTATTGAATTCTCTCAAAAACAAACTAATAAAAGCCTCTAAGTTTGATGAAAATCTGTCAAAACTTGCAGAAATTATTGATTCAAGTACGGTAAACCTTAAAGAAGCTGCAAATGAACTTAGAGATTACGCAGAAAATCTCGAAACCAACCCTGCAAAGCTTAAAAAACTTGAAGAAAGAATTGAACTTCTTTATAAAATAAAGAGAAAATACGGCTCAGAACTATCTGACGTGCTGAAAAATCTCGAAAAGTTCGAAAAAGAACTAAATGAAATTAATTTTAGCGACGAAAAAATTCAAGAATTATCCAAAAAAGTTGTTGAATTACAAAAAGAAACAGAAATTTTAGCTGAAAAATTAACAGTTTCAAGAGAAAAAATCGCCTCAACACTTTCAGTGCTGATTGAAAATAGACTAGTTAAACTGGAAATGCCAAAAGTACAGTTTAAAATCAGTATTGAACCTGCAAAAGACCTTTCAAACAAAGGCAAAGATGATGTTGAATTTTTAATTTCGCCAAATATCGGAGAGCCTTTAAAACCTCTTTCAAAGATTGCCAGCGGTGGAGAAATTTCAAGGGTTATACTTTCTATAAAAACTATATTTGCTCAAGCAGATAAGGTTAATACTGTAATTTTCGACGAAATAGACACAGGAATTAGCGGAAAAACTTCTCAGGCGGTTGCAGAGTCCGTTGCAGAGCTTGGAATCAGCCAGCAGGTTTTGTGTATAACCCATCAGCCGATTATTGCTGCTATGGCCGATAAACACCTTTATATAAAGAAAATTCAGGAGAATAACACTACAAATATTATTATTCAAGATTTAAATCAGGATGAAAAAATTAGAGCCCTTGCAGGACTAGCAAGCGGCTCTAATGATGATGAAAATTCATTAAATTTTGCAGCTAAACTTCTTGAGCAGGCTGAAAATTTTAAGAACAAATTTAAAACATATATTGTGTAAGAATCATCAATCTTTTACTGTCTTTACCTGCTTGATTGCTAACAGCAACGGCATCCATTTGAAGTTTGATATTATTTCCCGCAAAGAAATAATTTGTGCCTAAAGTGTATTCTGTATTGCAATTTTGTTTATTGCTGGGGTTAAAGATGTCATATTTAGCTAATAATTGGATTTTTGGAGAAAAATCATAAGTGGTTTCAGCGAACATACCTTTTGCAATTTGGTTTAGAGCTGTATATCCACGTTTGTAAGCCCATTCACTTTTAAAGCCCACTTTTTTGTATTTGTAAGCTAATAATGCACTGTAAGTTTGAGATTCATATCTTGTTGAAGTAGCAGTATTTGTTGTGTTTCCATTATTCTGTCTATAAGCACCGCCGCCTAATTCAAGTTTTCCATATTGAGGTGATTTGTATAACGGTTTTGCCGTAATCCATCCGCCTATAGCTAAATCATTTGAATAATCTTTATAGTTTTGTCCTGCTCCGTTATAAGTCCCTAAAGTATAATCAAATAAAGGCCAGTTTCCTACAATTTTAATACCCATATCTCTGTAATTGCTTAAATTTCTTGAGATTTGAGATCTTTCTATTGTATCAAGTGCATAGGGTGATAATGTGCCTTCTATGCCTATAGGTATCCTGTTTTGACCGAGGACTACTGTATGATGTTTGATTATATCAGTGGAAACATATATATCACCAATAGTTCCTCCAGTGGTAGTTGTAGATGTAGAGCCACCCCAGGTGGTTGATGGAACATACTGTGCGTAATAATTTAAGTGCGGAGCCATTTTCCCCGAAATGCGCAAGTCAGAAAGAGGTATTGAGAAGTTAGGAGGGAATGAAGAACTGTCGGCTCCTTTTTGCGCAATACCATTATATCTTAACTGTATACCCCCGTTAATCTTAAAATCTTCACCAAATCCATATTTAAGCGTTTTAGTATTTGATTTTTCAATGTTGCTGACAGATCCCTGCAATTTGCCTACAGAATCTTCTAAAACAGCAACTCTTCCTGTAAGTGCTGTTATTTCTTCAGAAAGTTCATTTTTAAGTATATCAATCTGAGTTTTTTCAGAATCATCAAGGCTTAATTTTTCCTGCTCTACTTTTCCAATCAAATTAACAAGAATAACAGCAGCTTCATTTCTCGTTAAAGGCTTTGAACCGTCAAATTTTTCTCCTGCATCACCTACCAGTAAACCGTATTTTCTGGTAATATTTTCCAATGATTTGTAAGCCCAGTTTCCGCTTTGAATTTCTTTTGCAGTAATATTGACTGCCGGCTTAAAATTTGCTTGTGAGTTTTGCAATTCGTCAAGCGAAATACTTTTTGCAAGAACCGGTGAACATAATACTAACAGGGCAATTGAGGCAGGTAAAAAAATTTTTGATTTCATTGATTATCCTTCAATTATTTGTTTACTAAAGTATACATGTTTGAGTATAATTAATACTACTGCATGTAAAGTATTTTGCATATATTTGTTTCTAAAGATTATTATCCTAAACAGTTTATTCTATGAACCAATCATGTATAATAAATTTTAATCCGGAAAATCTAAAATTATGAAAAAAATAGCAACTATAACAATTTCTATACTCATGCTACTTGTTTGTCAGCTAAAAATTTCTAGTGCTAACGAACTAAAACTAAATAAATATGATTTTGGAATAATTAATAATCAAAAATTTTTTCTTAATGTAGCAGATACACCTGAAAAAAAAATTCAGGGATTAATGTACATAGACAAAATTGCAGAAGATCAGGGAATGATATTTTTATTTAAAAACCCTGATTATAAAAATTTTTGGATGAAAAATATGAAAATTTCTCTGGATATAGTCTTTCTTTATAATGATAAAATTGTTACAATATATAAAGAAGTTCC
Encoded proteins:
- a CDS encoding aminotransferase class V-fold PLP-dependent enzyme, encoding MIDVNEIRKNFPVTKNLIYLDHAAVAPLHNASKAVLEEYTEHFLNQGIKNYTYWYEKTEKIRENFAKFIGADPSEIAFIKSTSAGLSIFANGINFKEGDNIIIPEIEFPSNVYPWLNLQKKGVNVKFLNCDNGIIDTCKLESLIDEKTRVVSVSWVQFTNGYKADLAQISKICHNKSNQYGRKIYFCVDAIQGLGALKLEVNEIDIDFLAADGHKWFLAAEGAGFLYCNKNILDEIHPVTVGWKSVINPLDFTNIHFDLEKSAKKFEEGSMNLPGILTLGASLELFNKYGINNIENRILSLSKYACTLLEKKNIELLTINEDFCRSGIISFKTKNINADFEKLVQQNIQVSKRGNALRISPHVYNTVHEIENFVDNL
- the recN gene encoding DNA repair protein RecN produces the protein MIKTLIIKDFVLIEELQISFDKGLNVLIGETGSGKSIIIDAIDLAFGARASKDQIRTGASKSFIELTIKINAGFPFEILEENGIEVEDDKLLVISREITQNATRSRINGILVAQNFVQTLRSFLVDIHSQHETYNYIHSKTHIDLLDSHGSSEYKDLLNSYKNIFFEYKSIAKELEIAQLQVQAGSQKIDFLKFQIEEITAAKIKNINEYDELMNERSILINSEELKEVTFSGYELLYNQDSSLIDVLNSLKNKLIKASKFDENLSKLAEIIDSSTVNLKEAANELRDYAENLETNPAKLKKLEERIELLYKIKRKYGSELSDVLKNLEKFEKELNEINFSDEKIQELSKKVVELQKETEILAEKLTVSREKIASTLSVLIENRLVKLEMPKVQFKISIEPAKDLSNKGKDDVEFLISPNIGEPLKPLSKIASGGEISRVILSIKTIFAQADKVNTVIFDEIDTGISGKTSQAVAESVAELGISQQVLCITHQPIIAAMADKHLYIKKIQENNTTNIIIQDLNQDEKIRALAGLASGSNDDENSLNFAAKLLEQAENFKNKFKTYIV
- a CDS encoding DUF192 domain-containing protein yields the protein MKKIATITISILMLLVCQLKISSANELKLNKYDFGIINNQKFFLNVADTPEKKIQGLMYIDKIAEDQGMIFLFKNPDYKNFWMKNMKISLDIVFLYNDKIVTIYKEVPVCEKDPCPLYVSKYKIDTVLEFQKGFCEKFNIKIGDKIKLSKDIKLIKSGLKDN
- a CDS encoding DUF1919 domain-containing protein, with translation MQQDNIVKNRDKLVILNGETNIFDSLYHINEENYEVIAILTNNKFEQGYKINNIPILPVDSIKDLEVNSVFISSVKHRASIYEQIAKFNIKDLKVFYNIKMLDSNIYLKSIDYDKNRLINKEMSIINNQCFGANLYKKLDLNYKSPFCWMYFEDEDFIKLLENLDYYLSCPLTFKDDYNLAYPVGLLDDIKIYFNHSKSQKYARLKWEERLQRFNKDNFFVVMKLEKSDNSESLANRFVNLKIKNKLLVTNFDFENKDCLNLKYWRIITPEYQHFWEYTNSTTFYNFDFIEWFNNNR